In the genome of Peromyscus eremicus chromosome 1, PerEre_H2_v1, whole genome shotgun sequence, the window CTGTGTGACTATTATTGTTTCATTTCAGGCTGTCAGCGGGTGTCCTGCCAGGCATTAACCCTCCCTCTTCAGATCCTTGTCCCCCGCTGGgcttctcaacacacacacacacacacacacacacacacacacacacacacacacacacaccacgtaaGGGCCCAGAggtggagagacagagggaattGCCTGCCTGCTCCTGCCCTCTCCCAAGctcaaggacagacagacacctcCAGAATTAGCCTCCATCCCTCCCTTATCTCCCACAATACCTTAGGTCAGACAGATGGAAGTGGAGGTGACATTTCTCACCTCTGGGTCAGAGGGAGGAACCCCACCCCGGGAGGAAGAAGGCTAATTAGAAAAATCTGGTGGGAGTGAAGGAATTCTTTCCACAGACAGCTGTCAAGGAGGGAAGGAGATCTCAAACTCAGCTGCCTGTATGGCCCACTAGCCTCGGTTTACCCTTTCGTTCTGTGTAAATGCAGCAGACGCGGTCACACAAGCCTCCCGGATCCAGCCCCTGGTCCTGTTATTCTAGCCTGGGCTCTACAATGACCTCAGCAAACCCCAGTTATTTCCCACCCCAATGGGGCAACAAGAGGTCCGACCCCGTCTCCGCTAGGGGGCGCCTTGGGTCGATGTGCCTCCTCTGGTTAGGCAGGTCTGACGCCCCGGTTAATGACATGTTGGGGATTCGCTCAGCGGCACACAAGAGGTTGAAGAGCTGCCCCGGTTTCtcatcccctgcccccaccccaaaaCCAGAAAGCGGGGTGTAGCGCCGGGACATAGCCTCTGAGGGACCCACGTTCCCCCCTGCTCCGTGCTTGTCCCACTCTTTTCAAAAACCAGAATCCACTACCCCAGTGCCACTATTTGACGCAAAGACCTGGTGGCTCGGTGCTGGAGGCAGCTGGAGGGCGCCCGGGCGCCCAACCCTTCTCGAACGTCCTAACCTCCCACATCTACCCACAAGTCAGAGACCGGAGACCCCCAACATCCCCCCGAGACACTTCCAAGAGTCCCCCAATTAAAGTATTCAAGAATTCCAGCTCCAATGGCTCCCCAGGACTAAAGGCTCCGAGTACTCCTCAGATCTCAGGAGTCCGAGACCCCATCCATATGCCCAGTGAAGCCGGCACCCCAGTTGCCTCTTTCCAGGGACCCAGGCGTGAGCGCCCCACATTTTGCCCCGGGACTTAAGGTCCGAGGTCCCACCAAGTGCTCCCAGGGACGCGGTGTCAGTTTCTAGGGTGGCAGACCCCAGGTGGGGTGGAACTCACGCGTCCGGGGCAGATCCTGGCACCGGGGGGCTTTTCCTCgggctccggctccggctccAGCGGCGGGGAGCGGAGGACGGGGCGGGGCAGTCGCCGGGGAACAGGTTAGACGACGTGACTCTGACTGGAGGGAGGCGTGTCCCGCAGGGGAGGGAGAGCTGCGGTCGCCTCGAGCACCTTGGGATTTGTAGTCCCGGAGAGGCGGGGCGCAGCCTGGGACATTCCCTTTTGGAGTCAGGCGCGATCCATTTCACAGACAGCAAGAGCGAGGACAAGAAGATCGAGGGCGCCCTGGACAGTGAAATGCACAGGAGTCCAGACCCCCACTTCACTGCGGGTGCAGGGGAAGAACTCCTGAGCCCGACCCCACTCTCCAGGCTCAGTTTCCCAGGCGGGGAGAAATTCACACGACCCAATACTATGGCGAGAAAAGGACCCGAGCCCCGGCTTACTtgtctacataaaataaaaataaaagtaaggggcctttaattttagcactcgGGAGTTAAGAGTCAGGGGCATCTCTGCGAGTtagaggccaccctgggctacacaggaagaccatgtctcaaaaacaaaacaaaacagcacaaaAACCCGCGTTGGCACTTGACTGGCGTGCCTAGCAACAGGCTGGACTACAATCCCCAGCAGCAATCCTGAGCCCAGTCCCCCTCCAGCCACCCTCGGGTCCTCTGGGAATTGGAGTCCTGGAGCCCTCAAAGGGCGAGCCCCAGAGGCTCTACCCCACGCGCGCGGGGGACACACAGTCTGGGGATCCCTGGCCGAAGGAACCCTTCCCTGTCTCCTTGGCCCCCTCTGAGTTCTCGAAAGCCGCAGGAGAAGGGGGAGCATCCCAGTTCTGGAGGAGTCTCCGAAATCTCCGCAGAGGGGGCGGGACGCGACGCTGACACACCGGCCAGGAATGCAGTCGGGTCACCCTGTCTCGCCGCCGTCCCGCGGCTCCGCCCGCCGCCCCACGCGCTGCAGTACTGCTGGGAAGGGGCGTGGGCGCGTCCCCCAAACCCCGCGTCCACGTGCAGCTGTTTACTTGGGCCGCGGAGCAAGGAGGGGTCGGCCGGCTGCACCTCTGCCTCCCTCGGAGCGGTGGGGAATACTTCCCGCTCAGGACCCTGAGTCCACACCTACGAGTCTCACACGACCCACTAACCCTCACTCCGTTTGGAGCCAAGCTCCGGCCGGGCTCTGGGGTCCGAGACTCCTCCCCTGACCCCGAGGACTCCTCCCCCTCGGTTTCCCGCTTACCCCAGAAACTCCAGAAACTCCGCCTCCCGTTGGTACTTTAAATGCTCCGATGGCCCGCACTCCTCTATTTTCCGACCTCGTCCACTCAGGCCTTCCGCTCTCGCCGTGTCAGGGACGTCCCAAAACACACTCTCGCTTTGAAAGCACAGCCCTGCCGACCAGAATTCTCACCTGGCTCTTACAGGAGTGTCTGCACAGTCGGCCTGCTGTCTCTTTAAGAGCCGTGGCCTGGCTGGGTCACTGCCCCTTTAAGACTGTGTTGGAAGAAACCACGTGAGCAAAATTGGGGGAGGAGGCGGGTCCTCCGAGATCCGACCCGGCTTGCTTTCCCCACAAGGAGTGACTTGATTTCCCCCGGTAGTGGATTGTTGGGAATTCAGCCATTCCTCCGCTGTGTGCCGTTCAAAAGTGGAGATGGGCTCGGTTCCGTAAATAGAGTGACAGGGGCCGAGCCACGCCCCCACTCTCCCACGCGACTTGGACGCTTCCGGTGTGACTCCACCTCCCGGGTCCACGTGGTGGGCAGCGATCGGCGCAGGTCCTGCGTGGGCTCCTCCCGAGTGGGGATGGCGGGTACCCCGGCCTCCGGTGAGTGGAGCGGGAGCCGGTGCAGGGGAAGGGTGCCCGGGAGGATCCGGGTACAAAAGGGACTGGGGGGGGGGCTCCCGGAGGGAGGGGACGCCCCGGGAGGCACCTGGAGAGGTCGCAGTGTCAAAAGGACCCCGTTTCTCCTCGCAGGTGCCGCTCCGTTCTCCTGCCCCCCCAACTTTACGGCGGTTTCTCCAAACGCGGATTCCCCTCGTTTCTCCTTGGAGGCTTTGACACTTCCAGATACAGAACTGTGGCTTATCCGAGCCCCTGCAGACTTCGCCCCACAGTGGTGAGTGGTCGTTCCCAGGACACCTCGTGGGAgtaccccccaccacacacacacaccccctagAGGCTGAACCCACCCCAGACCGTGAACGTACAACTTAAGACAGCAAATCTGAGCAACGCGGAAGTGATACTTTGTGTTAGCCTCAGTCTGTAGCCCACTCCCACAGGCCGGCCACTTCAGATCCCTGCCGGTCTGAGGCCTTGGTTCTTGAGTACTGGGTCTACAAGTGGGTGTTATATACTCTTTTGTTTTGGAGAatcgggtttttgttttgttttgtttttcgaaatagggtttctctgtgtagcttcagagcctgttctggaactcgctctgcagaccaggctgaccttgaactcactgagatcgcctgcctctgcctctcagtgctgagattaaaggcgtgcaccaccacagcccagcttgtTTTGGAGAATCTTATGTCCCATGCAGTAATTAAACttcggatcctcctgcctccacctcccaagtacagCCACCGTTTTATGCAGTGTGgtgatcaaatccagggcctgtccatgctagacacacacacacacactccacgtCTGAGCCTCATCCCGTATGCCTGCTCACCTTAAATATTACTTAGCCAGTAATGGGGGgcagtaggctgaggcaggaaaatggtAGGCTTCAAGGCCATCGTGAGTAcacagattctgtctcaagaaacagcCAGGagtccagcagtggtggtgcacgcctttaaccagcactcaggaggcagaggctggtggatctcttgagtttgaggacggtcttgagcctggtctacagagtgagttccaggacagctcagactacacagagaaaccctgtcttgaaaaaccaaaaaataaaaaagaaagccgggagtggtggcacatgtctattcGAAGTCCCTGGGAGGTGGTGCAGGCTGGTTAGGAGTACTAGacatcacacacaccccacacaatcAGGGCTCCAAGGCTGAGCTGTACCCTAGCCCAGAAGAGCTGCGTGGGGCCCCAGGCTCCCGCTTTGCAAAGGATCTAGCCCTATCCTTTCTCTCCTCAGCCTCAATGGACGGCTTGTGCCTCTCTCTGGCTCGAAGACTGTTAAGGGCAAACTGGATGGCCACAGGTACCGATACCGGGTCCTGACCAGCAGCCCCCAGGCGGGAGAAGCCACCTTGCTGGCATCCTCAACGGAGGCAGGTTGTAGACTCACCTGCGCCCCAGCCCCCCATGGAAGCTTAAGGATCATGGAGGGTCCTCAGAAATATCTCATCTCTCGGGTCCCTCTGCAGCCCATTCCCACGAGCCTGCCACCTCAGATCCCTGCCGGCCTCCGGCCTCGGTTCTCTGCCTTTGGAGGCAGCCCTCCGGTCACGGGGCCTGGGTCGGTCCTGGCTCTGAGGTCACCCACTtcagggaagaggaaaaagaagagaaaggtcGCAGAGGCCTCGGCCATTCAGGAGGCAGTGAACGGGCATGGGGCCACGCAGGTGGACACAGCCTGGGGTGGCTTAGAAATGGGTacggggaagaagaagaaaatgaagcatcAGGTGGGTGACGTAGAGATGATGGAGGCCGAGGTGATGGAGCCCGTGGCAGAGATGGCAGAGCCTCTGGGACTGCCAATCCCATCTGCCACCAGCagcaagaagaggaagagcaaGTCCAAGGGGGCAGAGACATTCCAGCCGGAACCTGTGGCGGAAACACAGCCTGCTGATGGGACCGTCCTGTCCCCCaccaagaagaggaagaggcagaaggaggccGAGGGGATGGAGGCAGCGGAGGGCACCATGGCTGCCTCTCAGCCACAGGGCGCTGTGGAACCCCAGGGGGAAGCCATCCCACTGTCTCCcacaaagaagaggagaaaagaaaagaggcagaATTTGGTGATGGAGCCAGAGATGGGGCTCCCTGGAGTGATCATAGAGCCTGAACTTTCAGAACAGGGGCTTCAGGCTGAGGCAGCGCCTGTGTcccccaagaagaaaaaaaagaagaaggaaaagtggCGGGGTGAGGCACTGGCCTTGGGGGCAGAGGTGACAGAGGCTGCCCTTCCGGCTGACTTTGAGCCGCAGGTGGCTCCAGCACCCagcaaggagaaagagaaaggagaggaggcgATAGAGCCCCCGTCAGAGATGACTGACCCAAGAGAATCCGAGGAACCTGAGGCCGGAGCAGCTCAGGGAtccacaaagaagaagaaaaagaagaaaaaggatcaGGAAAGTGGGGTGTAAGGCACCACTCCCCACTGAGATGTCTCCCACAGGACAGGAAATAAAGCCGAAGAGCCCCAATAACACCCTGGGGGGCTGAGGAACTAGCAGGACTGAGGAGGGCTGTCAGGAATGGGCTGCAGGGAAGAGAGGAGCCCTTCCCCTCACACAAACACGCCAGTACATCCAGCAGGAGCCTGGGCCTGGAAAACGCTTTATTGTGACTCTGGAGCCTCGGTGGCAGTGGGTCATCGGGGCACTTTGAGGAAGGGTTCGTGTAGGACGTCAAAGAGCCTGCGGGCCTAAGGGCAGGGAGAGAAAAGGGCTTGTCATTAAAGAGGCTGTTTGCTTACTTTTCTTAGAGTGCATTGTGGCTCTTTTTCTCCTAGGTTGGAGCTTTGCAGGTCTGGGTTCTACTTGAGACTAGCCAGGAGGCTGGCTTCTCCCAccctttgggcctcagtttccccatgtgtgAGAGGGGCAGATGCAAATGGACCATTTAGAACCGTAAAACTAGTCCATTGTGGTGGCCGCATCTGgactcccagcactctggaggcagacacaggtggatctctgagttccaggacagcctgggctacgcaGAGCAACCCTGTCCCGAATAAATGAATAGAATAAGGCAGGAGGGCGGTACACaccctgtaatctcaacacttgggaggctgagtccgGAAGATCAGAAGTacaaggccaacctcagctacatattaAGCTACATAAGAAAGTCTCAAAAAATcaagtaaaagaaacaaacaaacaaagccttaTTTGTATTTGAAACGCGGTGTCGAGAACCCTGGGCTGGCCCAGCTAGCTgtctagccaaggatgactttgaacttcagatccttcTG includes:
- the Polr1g gene encoding DNA-directed RNA polymerase I subunit RPA34; translation: MAGTPASGAAPFSCPPNFTAVSPNADSPRFSLEALTLPDTELWLIRAPADFAPQCLNGRLVPLSGSKTVKGKLDGHRYRYRVLTSSPQAGEATLLASSTEAGCRLTCAPAPHGSLRIMEGPQKYLISRVPLQPIPTSLPPQIPAGLRPRFSAFGGSPPVTGPGSVLALRSPTSGKRKKKRKVAEASAIQEAVNGHGATQVDTAWGGLEMGTGKKKKMKHQVGDVEMMEAEVMEPVAEMAEPLGLPIPSATSSKKRKSKSKGAETFQPEPVAETQPADGTVLSPTKKRKRQKEAEGMEAAEGTMAASQPQGAVEPQGEAIPLSPTKKRRKEKRQNLVMEPEMGLPGVIIEPELSEQGLQAEAAPVSPKKKKKKKEKWRGEALALGAEVTEAALPADFEPQVAPAPSKEKEKGEEAIEPPSEMTDPRESEEPEAGAAQGSTKKKKKKKKDQESGV